CAGAAGTGGCTTATAAGAATGATTATaaaggacatgaaacttgggatCAGCCAGCAAACtgtcttttccatctttcatccaGATGCTTTAGAACTACATAACGTGACCAcagatttagaaaaagtgtgtatACAGCTGCACGACCCCAACGTGTGCCTTAGTGATGTCTCCATCTCCATATTCTCTCCTTTCAAACCAATGCTTGCTGCAATTGCTAACATTCAGCAGATAGAAAAGCAAATGAACCACCAGAGTTTTTATATTGAGACAAAGCTGGATGGTGAGCGAATGCAGATGCACAAGGATGGAGATGTGTATAAATACTTTTCTCGGAATGGGTATGATTACACACAACAGTTTGGTGGCTCTCCCCTTGAAGGTTCCTTAACTCCATTTATTCATAATGTCTTTCATATGGATGTGCAAAACTGCATACTTGACGGTGAGATGATGGCCTACAATCCCAATACTCAGACATTCATGCAAAAAGGAAACAAGTTTGACATCAAAAGGATGGTGGACGATTCAGATCTTCAAACCTGTTTCTGTGTCTTTGATGTGTTGATGTTTAATGACCAAAAGCTAGCCCATGAAAAACTTAGAGAAAGGTATGATATCCTTTGTAAAATCTTCACCACAGTTCCTGGAAGGATTCAAGTAGTTCAAAAAACTGAAGCCAGCACCAAAAGGAATGTTGTTGATGCACTAAATGAAGCGATCGATAATCGTGAAGAAGGAATAATGGTTAAAGACCCTATGTCTATTTATAAGCCAGATAAACGTGGAGAAGGTTGGTTGAAGATCAAACCTGAATATGTTAATGGACTGATGGATGAATTAGATCTTTTAATTATTGGGGGATATTGGGGCAAGGGTCTTCGTGGCGGCATGATGTCCCATTTTTTGTGTGCAGTGGCAGAGAAGGCACCTCCAGGAGAAAAGCCCACTGTCTTTCATTCGCTTTGTCGTATCGGCTCTGGTTACACTATGAAGGAATTATATGACCTAGGTTTAAAGTTGGCCCCCCACTGGAAGCCTTATCGAAAAAGAGATCCACCTACCAATCTCTTGTGTGGGACTGAAAAACCAGAGGTGTTTATCGAGCCTTGTAATTCTGTTATTATTCAAGTGAAGGCAGCAGAGATTATTTCCAGTGATATGTACAAGACGAATTGTACACTCCGTTTTCCCCGAATTGAAAAGATCAGAGAAGACAAGGAATGGTGTGACTGTATGACACTTGATGACTTGGAGCAATTTAGAGAAAAAGCTTCTGGGAAATTAGCTTCAAAACACTTTGATGTCAGTGAAGAGCCACCAGAAAAGAAACGGAAAACCGTCCCGAAGATTAGGAAAGTAATCGGTGTGGTTTCTCATTTGAAAGCACCCGATCTTACCAACATCTCAAAGCAGTCAAATATGTTTGAAGAGGTTGAGTTCTGTGTCATGAGTGGAACAGAGAAACATTCAAAAGCAGATCTAGAGAGTATGATAGCTACTTGTGGTGGCATAGTAGTGCAGAATCCTGGAGAAGACACCTATTGTGTTATTGCAGGGACTACAAATGTCAGAGTGAAAAATATCATCTCGTCGAATAAGCATGATGTAGTAAGAGCCGCTTGGCTTCTTGAGTGCTTTGAAAATAAAATCTTTGTACCTTGGCAACCTAACCACATGATTCATATGTGTCCGTCCACCAAAGAACATTTTGCTTGTGAATATGACTGCTATGGTGACAGCTATGTCACAGATACTAATGAGGAGGAGCTGAAGGACCTGTTTTCCAGAATGCCTGACACTAAGGAAAAAATCCCTTTGGACATGATTGCTGACCTCGAGCAACGCTATTCATGGGAAAATTCTATTACCAGTCTATTTCGTCAATGTGTTGTATATCTAGATATATATACAATCATTAATGACTCGCACACTAAAAATGAAAATTCTTCTTTGAGTCTAAGAGCATTGGAGTTACGCTTTTATGGAGCTAAAGTAGTGAGCCATCTTGAAGAAGGAGTGACCCATGTTGTATTAGGTAATGACTTGTCTCGCTTAGATGAAATTAAGCGTTTGAGAAGGACATTTAACAGAAAATTTAAGATTGTTACCGTTATGTGGGTATTTGACTCTATGAAGATGGAAATGCTTCAGATGGAACAGGATTATTTATTGTAAAATGACATTTTAATAACTATTTTAGAAATTTGAATTAACATTTTAATCTAGatatttttttatacataatTCACACATTTAACTGTTTTTATTGCTGATGTCTATTTTTATGTCTGTGAAGAATGATCAGTTTTAATTGTTTGAAGAATACAGCTTTCTACGATAAATTGcaatgtacaaagtattatgtgtCCTCTATGAAGCATACTGGTGCACTGCAGCAAATTTAACAGTACAGAATACCATTTATGGACGTCAATGGTGCAGATGTGGCTTAGATATATTGACGACATTTTGATTTTCTGGACAGGAACGGAGTCACAGTTTAATGAATTCGTCAATATTCTAAACAGGAATGATCTTAATCTCAAATTCACCGCTGAAGTGAATAAATAACGTCAcacaaaaaatatagggcaatacTGGGTAGTACTATCAAAATCAACCACTTTTGGCcaacaggccaactaccacataaaagacaacataattataaaaaatgtataaatttattagaaagatacataaataataaatagatTTAGAGGTAATTAATGCAACCAACATTGGATGCAATGACACACATAGTAATAGGCTTCTGTGAGGTAATATGCTTTCACATTttagtcaatacaatattcaatgaaaaaagttttttagcCCCATGAAAATGGGTATCATTCCCTATATATGAATGTTTGAAGATTACAGAACATTAGTAACTCTTACTAGAGAAACAGTACATTTACACTTGATATTGTAGACATAAAAGAATCATATAGGCTGCAAtgaacattacctgtatgtgtatCATGCAACAGAACGCGCGTTCTGTTGCATGatacacatacaggtaatgttcaTTGCAGCCTATATGATTCTTTTATGTCTACAATATCAAGTGTAAATGTACTGTTTCTCTAGTAAGAGTTACTAATGTTCTGTAATCTTCAAACATTCATATATAGGGAATGATACCCATTTTCATGGGgctaaaaaacttttttcattgaatattgtattgactaaAATGTGAAAGCATATTACCTCACAGAAGCCTATTACTATGTGTGTCATTGCATCCAATGTTGGTTGCATTAATTACCTCTAAatctatttattatttatgtatctttctaataaatgtatacattttttataattatgttgtcttttatgtggtagttggcctgttgGCCAAAAGTGGTTGAAGTGAATAAATACCAACTTACATTTTTGGATTTGAGAATTACTATTGATGAAATGGGTGATGTGTCCACTGAAGTATATCGAAAAGAGACTGCCACTAATAACATTCTCTCTTGGGATAGCCACCATCCCCTTCCTTTGAGAAGAGGTATCCCCAAGGGACAATTTTTGAGAATGAGGCGTAATTGTTCCTCATTCTCATCGTTCCAACATGCCTCGA
This sequence is a window from Leptodactylus fuscus isolate aLepFus1 chromosome 2, aLepFus1.hap2, whole genome shotgun sequence. Protein-coding genes within it:
- the LIG4 gene encoding DNA ligase 4, giving the protein MSSSHLPTKTVASQVPFADLCSTLERIQKCKNKAEKAKILKQFVDSWRRFHDAIHKSEPTTTDSFYPAMRLILPQLERERMAYGIKETLLAKLYIKVLGLPKDGKDALNLLNYRTPTGANSDAGDFAAIAYFVLKSRCRKEGTLFIKDVNDQLDSIANNNAGRKKELIEKSLMHLIANTTALEQKWLIRMIIKDMKLGISQQTVFSIFHPDALELHNVTTDLEKVCIQLHDPNVCLSDVSISIFSPFKPMLAAIANIQQIEKQMNHQSFYIETKLDGERMQMHKDGDVYKYFSRNGYDYTQQFGGSPLEGSLTPFIHNVFHMDVQNCILDGEMMAYNPNTQTFMQKGNKFDIKRMVDDSDLQTCFCVFDVLMFNDQKLAHEKLRERYDILCKIFTTVPGRIQVVQKTEASTKRNVVDALNEAIDNREEGIMVKDPMSIYKPDKRGEGWLKIKPEYVNGLMDELDLLIIGGYWGKGLRGGMMSHFLCAVAEKAPPGEKPTVFHSLCRIGSGYTMKELYDLGLKLAPHWKPYRKRDPPTNLLCGTEKPEVFIEPCNSVIIQVKAAEIISSDMYKTNCTLRFPRIEKIREDKEWCDCMTLDDLEQFREKASGKLASKHFDVSEEPPEKKRKTVPKIRKVIGVVSHLKAPDLTNISKQSNMFEEVEFCVMSGTEKHSKADLESMIATCGGIVVQNPGEDTYCVIAGTTNVRVKNIISSNKHDVVRAAWLLECFENKIFVPWQPNHMIHMCPSTKEHFACEYDCYGDSYVTDTNEEELKDLFSRMPDTKEKIPLDMIADLEQRYSWENSITSLFRQCVVYLDIYTIINDSHTKNENSSLSLRALELRFYGAKVVSHLEEGVTHVVLGNDLSRLDEIKRLRRTFNRKFKIVTVMWVFDSMKMEMLQMEQDYLL